accATTCAAATTCCTTTCATTGAttaaggtttgattttttttttctttttttcttcttgttgttccTCCCCAAAGTTAAAGATGTGGAAAGCCTAGTGTTTTTTACACCTCTATTGACTCCACTTTcttcaaatcaatcaatcaatctctctatcgctctctttctctctctatttgaCCTTCAAATCcagtcttcttcctctccaatcATCCAAGTCTGCATCTTTTCTCGGATGCAAACCCACCCAAGTGACCAAAATCCAGAAAAGAAGTAGTTTCTTCCAAGAAACCAGAAGATTCcactgagagagagaaagaaaataaagtagAACACCAACTATcactttcttgctttcttccttaTCTTCCTCATTCTTTCGATTCACAGCTCAACCAAACCAATCTCCTGAGAAATAAAGGGAAACTTCCCAGACCTCATCGAGAAGAAAACCCACAGAccgagaagaagaaggagccgCAGACTTAGAGGGAcgagaaggagaggaagaagaagaagaagaagaggccccCAGATTTTCCCAGCCGAGAAATTTTTTCCAGGAAAATGGGGCAAATGTCCCACGTTGACAACATCCCGTCAACCCCGGGAAAATTCAAGATGGAGAAATCGGCGTGCATTCACAGAGGGAGGTGGCAATCGTCCATTGCCAAGCTCACCTTCTGGTCCTTTGTCTTCTTGGGCTTgatctttgtcttcttcttccggTCACCGTCGTCGACTTCCCCGACGGCCGCCGATCTCTCCCGGCGCTCGCTCAGCACCTACTCCTGGGGCGGCCCGGCCTGGGAGAAGCGGGTCCGGTCCTCGGCCCGGGTCCGGTCCCACAACGGCATCTCCGTGCTGGTCACCGGCGCCGCCGGGTTCGTCGGAACCCATGTCTCCGCAGCCCTGAAACGGCGCGGCGACGGCGTCCTGGGCCTCGACAATTTCAACGAGTACTATGACCCGACCCTGAAGAGGGCCCGGCAGGCCCTCCTGGAGCGCTCTGGCATCTTCATTGTGGAAGGAGATATCAACGATTCAGCCCTTTTGAATAAGCTTTTTGAGGTCGTGGCGTTTACCCATGTCATGCATTTGGCTGCTCAAGCCGGAGTTAGGTATGCCATGGAAAACCCTAGCTCTTATGTTCATAGTAATATTGCCGGGCTTGTTAGCGTTCTTGAGGTCTGTAAATCTGCAAATCCACAGCCTGCAATTGTGTGGGCATCTTCAAGTTCTGTGTATGGATTGAACACAAAAGTGCCCTTCTCAGAGAGGGATAGAACAGACCAGCCTGCAAGTCTATATGCTGCAACCAAGAAGGCTGGGGAAGAAATTGCACATACCTATAACCATATATATGGACTTTCCCTAACTGGATTGAGATTCTTCACTGTTTATGGCCCTTGGGGAAGGCCAGACATGGCCTATTTCTTCTTCACGAAGGACATTCTGAGGGGGAAGCCAATACCCATCTTTGAGGCACCTAATCATGGCCAGGTGGCCAGGGATTTCACCTACATTGATGATATTGTGAAAGGTTGTTTGGCGGCACTGGACACCGCGGAGAAGAGTACCGGTAGTGGGGGGAAGAAGAGGGGGCCTGCGCAGTTGAGGGTTTATAACTTGGGGAATACTTCCCCTGTGCCCGTTTCGGATCTTGTGAGCATCTTGGAGAGGCTGTTGAAGGTGAAGGCCAAGAGGATGATCATGAAGTTGCCTAGGAATGGGGATGTGCAGTTCACGCACGCCAACATAAGCTCGGCTCAACGGGAGCTTGGGTACAAGCCCGCCACTGATCTGCAGACAGGTTTGAAGAAGTTTGTGCAGTGGTACATCCGTTACTATGCTTCTGGCAAGGAGAGCTCCCAGTAAGACAAGACAGACTTCCATTCAATTAATTGTGCGGTAGGATGTTTCGGGTTCTTGTTCATTTTGATTCATATGATTGTTTTTGACCTGCCTCTGTTCTTTGCTTCCATGTAATTTCCTAGTGATGCCATAGCCATTACAAGGGGGGGGCATGAAATTCCAATTCCATGTccatgatgaagaagaagaagaagaagttttttttttttttttttaagtttttgaggTTGTTAGGCATCATCGTTTTCTGCCAATTTTAAGCTGTCCTAAGAGACCCACCAACCAACCAGAACCATCGTCAAATTCAAATTCCCAAACAATGTACTTGGTGTAGCTTTTATCATTGTAGAATTCACGACTGACTGAGAGCATTTGCTGATTGTTGGACCTGTAACATTTCTCTATGGAATTCCAATAAAATAGCAAGCAATAGTTTTAGATTCCCTTATCCATCTTCTGCAGTACTTGACTCTCTTTGTGTTTCTATGGAAGATATTTAATATCTTCCGGGGAATGCTGCTTCTATATTGGATTTACAGATTGAAAGAACCTTTGCTGTTATTTGGGTTCATAAGCTCTTTAAACGTTCATTTACTAGATCTTCTGTTTGGTGTCTTTTGTAGGTCTGTCTAGTTTTGTTTGTGTACAGTAGTGTTGGAGACCGATGAAACCTACACTACTCTCCTTGTACAATAACATATCATACTAAGgttttatcccattatgtgcgATTGGCTGGGTAGGTGAATTCTAGCTCTCTATTGTGCCTCGGCCATTCTTAACTTATTTCTGATGTTAAAACTAATTGCTAACAGAGAAGATGTGATTCCAACTGTATTCCCATGTCTCCATGGTGATGCCCCATTAACTTGTTTTGGTTCTTCTCAAGCTGACTTAAATCATAGGAAGAAGGACAATGATTAGGAAACCTAGTGGGTTTTCTAATCCAATTGAGGTGTCAAATTTTTATTGgttcaataaataataaaagttagATATTAAATATTAACTGCTAAATGTTAATTGTGTTCAGATTTccagttgatatatatatatatatgtatttatggtGATGCCCAATTAACTTATAGAAGGAACAATGATTGAGTTACTCGGTGGATTCTCAACTTAGTAATTTACTGAAACTTAACcaaaataatttactaaattgAGTTTGTAACCCATTAAAATCCCCAAACTTTATCCTTAAAAGGAGTAGACCATCTTATTCTCAATGtgtaaattttatcatttagaTTCAGATTCAGACTTAACTGGCTGCCTCTGCCTTTCTTCATGATAGAGATTATCATGTCAGATTTTAGAGTTGGAGCCATATGCTTGCATCATAAAGCAAGTATTTCTTGtcttttagggggggggggggggggggtgtttagATCTATTCATTTGGATGTAAAACATTATTATAATCGGAAAATATTACACTACACTAAGAAGAAAATCGAGAGAGCAATTCAATTGTATGATCATTTCAACTTCACGGGTGATGGTAAATTCCATGGCCGTTTCAATTTCACGGTGATGTTTCAATTGGTAACAAAGGGCTCCATTGATGGTGATAGGCTACTGAAgccaaaaccaaaccaagctAACCTAAATCGGGTTGGAGGAGAGTTTATGTAGTAGATAAAAGTGATTATTGACTGTGATTTCAATCATTAATTATAAGGGTGTGAAGTCAGATTAATGAAACTGGAAGATCGGATTCAGTTTGATGCTGGTTCATTATTtgacaaaaattgaaattcagTTCAAGCTCGATTTAGGGTGTTAAGAAATCAAACCGATCCAAAAACTTGAACTGAACTTTGAAGACAAATCCAAGTTTAACCCTTTAGCATAGTATTAgaattcttaattatattaaatatatcttACACAATGCTAAACAAAGAGAATTGAATTGGGTTTTGGGTTCGGCCCATTTTAGAAACTGAGTTTAAACACCTCTAATCAATTGCGTAGGCCCCACTTTCACTACTACATGGGCTCTCTATTCAATTCAACTGCTTCCTCATGATTTTGAGTTAAAATCACACTAAGAATAGAAGGCCCGTGCTTAGAGGGAAAATCAAAGTGCGAAAGAAGGCTCCTTTAACAGAGAACAAGAATGAGCAGTAGTGTAACTTACAAGGAATATCAGCCAGATATTGTTCTGGCATTTAGGCATCTCAATCTGGACAGAGAATGGCAGAGGAAAAGTATAGATTCTTACAAAAATGTTGCACCACTGTCCGTCCACCAACACGCTACAAAAAGCGAAGAAGATcaacaagaataaaagaaaacatgGTCAAAGAAAGGCTTACAGTTATAAAAACCAATCCAAATCCCAACTCCTTTTCTCCTTTTTGCTTATCCAGTGGAAACTAAACCAAAATCCATGACCTGTAAAAACTATTTTGAGTTTCTCTTGTTAATTCCATGAGAAAATTAATGTCCACTGGTAGGTAGGGTAGTGGTAGTGATATGCCTAATATAAGGTAAGGAAATTAATGGCAACAGGATTAGAAATCGACACATAAAACTGACCATATCAAACAATGGCGTGCCGGCTATACCCCTCTTTGAATGGCTCGCGCAGTTCCTTCTTCTACCGAATTCACCTAATCGAGTTGAATTAAAAATCATACTTTGTCCTTCCACTACTCAAGATAAGGCATAACATATCGGAAATGCCAGAAGGAGAGGAACTCAGAAAGTTCCAGGACTCTAGCATCAGACGTTTCCTAGATCCCTTGAAATGAACAACCTGCATGAGTTCAGAATACACCCCTTAAAACAATTAGAACGAAACCCAGGTGAGGTAAAACCATCTCTCGAACACATTTGTCTATAAAGTTTGTCATAGGAACTGCATATTTAGTTATCTATCAAAATGTACCTTTACATCTAAAGGCATCCCGTGAAATTGACCAGCACCTTCTGGTGGTGTCCAATTGTAAAGGGTACATGGTAAGAAAAGCACTGAAACACCACCAATTTCTTCTAGAAAAGCTCGTGGCCTAGTGAACCTTTTTGCATCAACGGAAGGGTGGGATTTCACAATCCAGGCAAGGGCTAATTGATCTCCAAGCATTCTAGAGGCTTTCATGTACTTGGAAATGTATACCTTGAGTACTTCTTGTAAGAAAACCATTGCCCTGCAGCCATATTAACATCATTATTGCttcagaaaagaaaatgatatttttgaagGTTACTGTAGAATTCCCGATAAGTAAGGAAGTAGACAAGCACATAGTGGAATAATTGCTCATTCACAAGGCAGAAAAAGGGAAAGTGAAACGAGAAAATGATTCCCCATTGTCACATGTTCTTGTTCCCTGTGGGTTGGATTCTTTTACTCACTTGTGTGCCAGTGGGACAATGGATACCAATTGAGATCCACACAGGCAGTGCGGAAGGAAAAATTTATGGATGGAAGGTGGTGGGTGATAAATGCAACTAAAGGACAAGATGTTTCGGGGTGGTAGTGGTGGCTATTAGGTATTCCACTTTCTCCGCTTGTTGGTATTAGCAGGACTTGGTTTTCTTCCTCAAGAGTAGGACTGCCAACCAAATAGAGTAAGAAGGGGAAAAATTGGTCAAAAACCAAGAATTCATTGTACATATGGGTTTTGTTAACCCAGCAACCAAACTCACAGAGATTCTTGCATGTTTCTGTTGCAACAAACTCAAGCATAGACAAAACTCAATATGAACTTGCACAACATGCACCTTTGAATTCCGTAAGAGGTGCCCCTCACTGCAATAAATCCTGAATTTAGAGGTTGATCTTTGTTATTCCGAAAAGTGAGTGCCACATCAAAATTTGGGTAGTTACTAAAAATTTGCCCAAGGTCATCAACTACTGCTACATCTGAGTCAGTAAAGATGTAGTGATTAATACGACCCTGCCTCTGGGACTGCTCTTTAAGCCTTGCTTCAAGAAAAACCTGCCACATTGTGAAATTTGAGTTCCAAACCATGAGGATGCTCTGAACTACTTGTTTCACTAATCTATGTATCCTTGCAGAAGCCTAAAACTGATgaacaaaagggaaaagggtGTAGCTTATCACTTCAAAGCACTTAAAAGACCAAGAAATctgaaatcaaaattcttaaacTAAAATCAAGAAAGTCTCGAGTCTCAGCAGGTTATCTAAATAAGagtgaaaggaaaattttaacTGAGATATTTATTAACACTTGTTTAATaacaaattagaaacaaaaccatggataacatatataaaatacgATAGCCATGTATAAAGAACCAAAGAATGTTTAACCCATTAACCAATGCAATGTGTTCTTACAATGTATGATCTGATTCTTTGAAGCATCAACTTGTCTCGCGAATATTCACCTTTAATTGGATAAACAGTGACCCTGTTTCTGTGCACTGGAAGCTTAGATGCTGGATCTGTAAGAATTATTATGTTGCTTTGGGGCATTGTCACCTGCAAATGGCAAGAGTACACAATGTTGTAAGAGCCCCAGTTACTTGAGATTGCAACTAAAAAAGTTTATACATCCACAGAAAGAACCTCGGTACTAATGCCGTTGAATTCCATTTTCACTTTGGTTGTTACCAAGAAATACTTTGCAGTGGCTACTGGCTAGATGTCACGGATTATTGCTCTTATTTTATAGACATGTTGTAGTTTCCATGTAAAATGGAACAATCCTTATAAATAATTGCAATTGCAGCTAAATCATGAAACTTATAATATAAGGAAATCAGGGAAAACAGACTATTGATATTTTCTCATGCTAAACAGATTATTGACATTTACTCGGGCTATAAAAGGTGCACAAATGCTACCTTACTGATGAACATGTAAAGCACTGCATATATGGCACAGCAAACCAGAAGATGTAAATTACTTAAGCACAGCTAAAAGAGAAAGGGGAGATAATGAATAATTTTCACACAAATGAAGCTGAAAATGCCACCATACAGATGATCCCCAAAGCACCCACATTATGTGGGAAAAGCAAGTTGTAAGCCATGAATTACTCAGAATGGGAGTCAAGTTCGCAGCACAGACAGGGTAATCTTTCAGAACGTAATTGACGTATAtacaatttattattgtaaagTTTGTTTTATTGTGTAATTATTGGTAGAGACATTTTGAAACTTTTATAGTAATTTCATGCGGTTGTCATTTTATATGATGCTTTAGAGGTTTCATGAGCCAGCTAACCAGACAAACTAGCAAGTTTCATATATCCCAAGTACAAGAGAAGAAACTACAACTGCAGCTGCTGctgctattattatttttattagtttttgtaTTGAATAAGTTCTTATGGCTGTCCATAATCACATTAGAAACTTTCTGTTTAAAATTGTGTAGGAGGCTGAAAAGAAGCTAAACTTTCTCATACTGGTCCAaatccttttcttctttatgtgTGTTGGTGCATGTGTTAGGTGAGAGGACAAAGAACCCCCAAGAAGATCCTCAACCTAAGACAAGAAAGTGAAAGCATGTGCCAATAAGCATATAGAgaaggaacaaaaaaaaaaaaatacaaaagaacaGCTACaaaagcaacaacaacaaccacaagccttaatcccaactaggtcagctacatgaattctagactttcatccATCTCTACCCATGGTCATATTCtctataaggccattatatcctatGTGATGTCTAAGGGTGATGATATGTCCTTTATAACTTGTATATAAGCAATTCGAGCTAAGGACTTCTCTAGGGGCTCTGTCATAGGCTTTtcccaagcctataaataccagtGTAGAtccttattttcctttctcttgctttaactagtttttcaatatacatatatatatatattttatatatcttatgaGTCGAgttattgatataaattttcataagcttTTGACTTGACTTTACTAACAACCTTCTTTGTTTCCCTTTTTTGCTAAAGTACCTATTTAGACTTTCTTCTTTATGACATGCATGTAAAGTCTGCAGCAAGCTctctaagttttaatttttttcttgtaccatttcattccaccaccaagctTCTTTCTGGCTTGGAGGTTTCTCTTTGACTCTCCTagaatcatttttttatttcaaatagcAAGAGCCATTTAATCCACATTTGTTAGCATCTCTTTCTGCAGACCAATATCTTCTTTTTCCACATACTTTTTCCCTGAAAATATATTACTTTTTACCTATCCCACCATCTAATTCCTGGGCTTCATTTTTTGTATTagttttcctcaattttttttttatatgtgtcAAAAACCATAAGTCTATGTTGAGAGGTTAGGCATTCTCCTGGTATAACTTTACAGTTTTACAATATAAGTTGTCATCTTGTCTCATAAGAAAGTAGTATATTTGAGCGGTTGAGAagccatttttatatgtgaccAGGAGTTCATCCTGTTTCTTGAACCTAGTATTAGCCATGATTAGCTCATATGATGTGGCAAAATACAAAATAGCTTCTTTTCACGTTATTTCTTTCTCCAGATCCACATCCTCCATGTACATCTCCATACCCATTCACTTCTCTACCAACATAACTGCCACTTCCTATAATGAT
The Diospyros lotus cultivar Yz01 chromosome 12, ASM1463336v1, whole genome shotgun sequence DNA segment above includes these coding regions:
- the LOC127813864 gene encoding UDP-glucuronate 4-epimerase 3-like yields the protein MGQMSHVDNIPSTPGKFKMEKSACIHRGRWQSSIAKLTFWSFVFLGLIFVFFFRSPSSTSPTAADLSRRSLSTYSWGGPAWEKRVRSSARVRSHNGISVLVTGAAGFVGTHVSAALKRRGDGVLGLDNFNEYYDPTLKRARQALLERSGIFIVEGDINDSALLNKLFEVVAFTHVMHLAAQAGVRYAMENPSSYVHSNIAGLVSVLEVCKSANPQPAIVWASSSSVYGLNTKVPFSERDRTDQPASLYAATKKAGEEIAHTYNHIYGLSLTGLRFFTVYGPWGRPDMAYFFFTKDILRGKPIPIFEAPNHGQVARDFTYIDDIVKGCLAALDTAEKSTGSGGKKRGPAQLRVYNLGNTSPVPVSDLVSILERLLKVKAKRMIMKLPRNGDVQFTHANISSAQRELGYKPATDLQTGLKKFVQWYIRYYASGKESSQ
- the LOC127814185 gene encoding uncharacterized protein LOC127814185, with product MRLCNGWRRFLLCLPLIFFLPHILSVFELHQDSTIENLHKRQTKKFDHLVLGPAAGEGLQDRLQCQGIKALNRTHYSASSEHSNLGESIAFVTVFAAYGSNTDRLLSGGSEHLVTVGNVSYNKVERSMAILNVFINFIQVTMPQSNIIILTDPASKLPVHRNRVTVYPIKGEYSRDKLMLQRIRSYIVFLEARLKEQSQRQGRINHYIFTDSDVAVVDDLGQIFSNYPNFDVALTFRNNKDQPLNSGFIAVRGTSYGIQRAMVFLQEVLKVYISKYMKASRMLGDQLALAWIVKSHPSVDAKRFTRPRAFLEEIGGVSVLFLPCTLYNWTPPEGAGQFHGMPLDVKVVHFKGSRKRLMLESWNFLSSSPSGISDMLCLILSSGRTKYDF